A stretch of Mus musculus strain C57BL/6J chromosome 19, GRCm38.p6 C57BL/6J DNA encodes these proteins:
- the Olfr1431 gene encoding olfactory receptor 1431 produces the protein MIGERNITTITQFILLGFSDFPRITVLLFVIFLMIYIMTMTWNLSLIALIRMDSHLHTPMYFFLSNLSFIDLCFVTSTAPKMLSNFFQENQTISFVGCIVQYFILSTMGLTECCLMTAMAYDRYAAICNPLLYSSVMSPTLCAQMVMGSYTAGLTGSVSQICALLQLYFCGPNVIRHFFCDISQLLNLSCSDAFFVQVLLAILTMCFGIANALATMLSYGFIVLSILKITSAKGRSKAFNTCASHLTAVSLFYSTGIFVYLRSSSGSSSSFDRFTSVFYTVVIPMLNPLIYSLRNKEIKDAMKRLQKKKICN, from the coding sequence ATGATTGGGGAAAGAAATATTACCACAATAACCCAGTTCATCCTCCTGGGATTTTCAGATTTCCCTAGAATCACAGTTCTGCTTTTTGTCATATTTTTGATGATCTACATTATGACTATGACCTGGAACTTGTCCCTTATTGCTTTAATAAGAATGGATTCCCACCTTCACACACCCATGTATTTCTTCCTCAGTAATCTCTCCTTTATAGACCTCTGCTTTGTTACTTCCACAGCCCCCAAGATGCTTTCCAACTTCTTCCAGGAAAACCAAACTATCAGCTTTGTGGGCTGCATAGTTCAATACTTTATCCTTTCCACTATGGGGCTGACTGAATGTTGCCTCATGACAGCCATGGCCTATGACAGGTATGCTGCCATTTGTAACCCTCTTCTGTACTCATCAGTCATGTCACCCACACTATGTGCTCAGATGGTGATGGGAAGCTACACAGCAGGACTCACAGGCTCTGTATCTCAGATATGTGCCTTGCTGCAGCTCTATTTCTGTGGCCCTAATGTCATTAGGCATTTCTTCTGTGACATATCTCAGCTATTAAATCTATCCTGTAGTGATGCTTTCTTTGTACAGGTCCTTCTTGCTATATTAACCATGTGTTTTGGAATAGCAAATGCCTTAGCCACCATGCTGTCCTATGGTTTCATCGTCCTGTCCATCTTAAAGATCACTTCAGCTAAAGGCAGGTCCAAGGCCTTCAACACCTGTGCTTCTCACCTGACAGCTGTTTCTCTCTTCTATAGTACTGGCATCTTTGTCTATTTGCGATCCAGCTCTGGTAGCTCCTCCAGTTTTGACAGATTCACATCTGTCTTCTACACTGTGGTGATTCCCATGTTGAACCCTTTGATATATAGTCTGAGAAACAAGGAAATCAAAGATGCCATGAAGCGGttgcagaaaaagaaaatctgcaaCTAA